A stretch of the Nicotiana tabacum cultivar K326 chromosome 6, ASM71507v2, whole genome shotgun sequence genome encodes the following:
- the LOC107814914 gene encoding myb-related protein 330 has protein sequence MGRSPCCEKAHTNKGAWTKEEDQRLVNYIRSHGEGCWRSLPKAAGLQRCGKSCRLRWINYLRPDLKRGNFTEEEDDLIIKLHSLLGNKWSVIAGRLPGRTDNEIKNYWNTHIKRKLISRGLDPHTHRPLNTATATTAATATATKNICLDFRNTSVAATPLSLNDQNPTNYSSSLEEETKCSSSTTEERSPPLEPAAAPVAATEKSSGEVMINLELSIGLPCQARVAQRRPTVAATELVERAVCLCWQIGSQRGQQFCGKCQTTNGFYRYC, from the exons ATGGGACGTTCACCTTGTTGTGAGAAAGCTCATACAAATAAAGGAGCTTGGACTAAAGAAGAAGATCAACGCCTTGTTAATTATATTCGTTCTCATGGTGAAGGCTGTTGGCGTTCTCTCCCTAAAGCTGCAG GATTGCAAAGATGTGGAAAGAGCTGCAGATTGAGGTGGATAAATTATCTAAGGCCTGATCTGAAAAGAGGGAATTttactgaagaagaagatgatttgATCATCAAACTCCATAGTTTGCTTGGAAACAA ATGGTCTGTGATTGCCGGAAGATTACCAGGTAGAACTGATAATGAAATCAAGAATTATTGGAACACACACATTAAGAGAAAACTCATTAGCCGTGGCCTTGATCCACACACACACCGACCACTCAACACCGCCACCGCCACCACTGCCGCCACCGCCACCGCAACCAAAAACATATGCTTGGACTTTAGAAACACCTCAGTAGCAGCAACCCCTTTATCTCTAAATGATCAAAACCCCACAAATTATTCATCTTCACTTGAAGAAGAGACCAAATGCAGCAGTAGTACAACTGAGGAAAGATCGCCCCCCTTAGAGCCGGCGGCAGCTCCGGTGGCCGCTACGGAGAAAAGCTCCGGTGAAGTGATGATCAATCTTGAACTTTCAATTGGGCTTCCATGTCAGGCTAGGGTGGCGCAACGGCGGCCGACGGTGGCAGCCACCGAGTTGGTGGAGAGAGCAGTGTGTTTGTGTTGGCAAATAGGATCTCAACGTGGTCAGCAGTTTTGTGGTAAATGTCAAACCACAAATGGATTTTACAGATATTGCTAA